The following coding sequences are from one Polyodon spathula isolate WHYD16114869_AA chromosome 7, ASM1765450v1, whole genome shotgun sequence window:
- the LOC121318626 gene encoding interleukin-13 receptor subunit alpha-1-like isoform X2, whose amino-acid sequence MYRIRIEIGLEMLSCFFGLLLMITSAENHTGKIPAPRNLTTSIKNPFDVTWSWSPPHGVAADKGCIKYLSSLNSKKYVWDFSLSRQVYFALNDEITFHVKAFNNCDSSKEGEWANISLPAPPGDVESSVKNFQCVIYEEGCMNCTWQPGTKPHFAYSLYYWQTNLGELQMCREYIVSDGVRQGCHFHKSKEQWNASHIVYILVNGSQDYAEIRPFYSEVDPQTIVKPYPPNITSITLKKRKLFVEWTEPSHFPAHCIAFDLRYKDSKLTHWIDITGIKDPKFSINIDLQAKYMFQVRSQYNVYCGSKSLGEWSEVKYYDSRFFCCLRSLTQESFSKTCLKGMERF is encoded by the exons ATGTATCGGATACGCATAGAGATAGGATTAGAAatgttgtcttgtttttttggATTGCTTTTAATGATCACCTCGGCTGAAAATCACACAG GTAAAATCCCAGCCCCGAGAAACCTCACGACTTCCATAAAGAACCCGTTTGATGTGACGTGGTCATGGAGCCCCCCACACGGTGTAGCTGCAGacaaaggctgtataaaataccTGTCTTCATTAAACTCT aaaaaatatgTCTGGGATTTCAGTCTGTCTCGGCAAGTTTACTTTGCTTTGAATGATGAAATAACTTTCCATGTGAAAGCATTTAATAATTGTGATTCCAGTAAGGAAGGTGAATGGGCAAACATATCTCTTCCGGCACCACCAG GCGATGTAGAAAGTTCAGTGAAAAATTTCCAGTGTGTTATCTATGAGGAGGGATGCATGAACTGCACCTGGCAGCCTGGAACTAAACCACACTTTGCATACAGCCTCTACTACTG GCAAACAAACCTGGGCGAACTGCAAATGTGCCGCGAATACATCGTGAGTGATGGTGTGAGGCAGGGTTGCCATTTCCACAAATCCAAAGAGCAGTGGAATGCATCCCATATTGTATATATTCTAGTCAATGGATCCCAAGATTATGCTGAAATCAGACCCTTCTACTCTGAGGTTGACCCACAAACAATAG TGAAGCCTTATCCTCCAAACATTACAAGCATAacgttgaaaaaaagaaaactgtttgtTGAGTGGACAGAACCAAGTCACTTCCCCGCGCATTGCATTGCCTTTGATCTAAGATACAAGGACAGCAAATTGACACACTGGATAGAT attacTGGAATAAAAGACCCTAAATTCAGCATCAATATTGATCTTCAGGCAAAATACATGTTTCAAGTGCGTTCCCAATACAATGTCTACTGTGGAAGCAAGAGCTTAGGTGAATGGAGTGAAGTGAAATACTATG